The sequence TTTAATTAAGATTTTTAAATAAAATACTAATTTCACACTTTATACCCTTAATTTAAGGGTTTGTGGTGTAATTTGACACTTTTTGTAGGGGTTGATTTGGTTTTTTTTCCCCTTTGGTCCTCCTGTCGTTTTGACCAAGAATTGGGTGGGGGTGGGGTAAAACGACCAAAAAATTGGTGTCCATTAGTATTTTAAATAAAATACTAATTTTACACTTTATACTTTTAATTTAAGGGTTTGTGGTGTAATTTGACACTTTTTGTAGGGGTTGATTTGGTTTTTTTCCCCTCTTTGGTCCTCTTGTTGTTTTGACCAAGAATTGGGTGGGGGGTGGGGTAAAACGACTAAAAAATTGGTGTCCATTAGTATGTATGGGTAATAAAATACTAATTTTACACTTTATACCTTTAATTTAAGGGTTTGTGGTGTAGTTTGATACTTTTTGTAAGGGTTGATTTGTTTTTTTTCCCCCTCTTTGGTTTTCCTGTCGTTTTGACAAAGAATTGGATGGGGGGTGGGGTAAAACGACCAAAAAAATTGGTGTCCATTAGTATGTATGGGTAATAATGGGTAATGGGTAATGGGTTTGTGGTGTGGTGTAATTTGACACTTTTTGTAGGGGTTGATTTGGTTTTTTTCCCCCTCTTTGGTCCTGTCGTTTTGACCAAGAATTGGGTGGGGGGTGGGATAAAACGATCAAAAAATTGGTGTCCATTAGTATGTATGGGTAATAAAATACTAATTTTACACTTTATACCTTTAATTTAAGGGTTTGTGGTGTAGTCTGATACTTTTTGTAGGGGTTGATTTGGTTTTTTTCCCCTCTTTGATCCTCCTGTCGTTTTGACAAAGAATTGGGTGGGGGGTGGGGTAAAATGACCAAAAAAAATTAGTGTCCATTAGTATGTATGGGTAATAATGGGTAATGGGTAATGGGTAATAGgctaaaataaataatcaaatacATCAACAACCGACAGCACGCTTCACGATTAAAAATGTTCCAACAATCGTTACGGTTATTTGCGACCCATAAAAACAACCCACGAGTCAACTCGGAACGGGTTAGTTGCCAGAAGTTAGACCAACGAACTTAGATGACATGGCCTAAGTTTTGGGCGATGCTTACACTGTCATCTCCTTCATTTCATACCCTCGTCTTCTCCGCCCTCACTCTCTCGCCATCTCAACCTctctatatctatctatctctaTAATTCATCCTCAACTTCCCTTTCCAAATAAACCCTACCAACATCACCATCAATGTCTTCTTCATCTCTTCTTCAATCTAGGGTTTCACCATCACACTCTTTCACTTCATCAATCTCACCTACTACTAAATCACAATGCCGATTCCGTACTTCACCGTCCGTCACATTCACTCCACGGACCAAAACCTACACCGTTCACGCTAAAATCAGAGAAATATTCATGCCGGCACTCAGCTCCACCATGACTGAAGGCCAAATCGTCTCCTGGATCAAATCAGAAGGCGATGTTCTCTCTAAAGGTGagtctgttgttgttgttgaatcTGATAAAGCTGATATGGATGTTGAAACCTTTTATGATGGAATCCTTGCTGCGATCGTTGTTCCCGCCGGGGAAACCGCTCCTGTTGGCGCTTCGATCGGCTTATTAGCTGAAACCGAAGCCGATGTGGATGAAGCTAAAGCTAAAGCCGCTTCCATTAGTGGCTCTGCAGCGGTTGTGCCGGCGGAACCAGCACCTGAACCTGTTGCGACTCCGATTGGTTCGGTTGTGCCTGCAGCGCAATCGGATTCGCCGAAGAAAGTTGTTTCGACTCCGTTTGCGAAGAAACTGGCGAAACAGCATAAGGTTGATATTAATAAGGTGGTTGGAACTGGGCCGTTTGGGAGGGTTACTCCTGCTGATGTTGAAGCTGCTGCTGGAATTGCGCCTGCTAAAAGCGCGGCTGCTGCTGTTAGTGTGCCTGCGCCAAGTGTTGTATCTAATGGTGCTGCGGCGGTGAAAGCAGCGCCTGCGATGGTAGAGATTCCTGGAGCGAGTGTGGTTCCATTTACTACAATGCAGGCTGCTGTGTCGAAGAATATGATCGAGAGTTTGTCTGTGCCAACGTTTCGCGTTGGTTACCCGATTGTGACAGACGCGCTTGATGCTTTATACGCGAAGGTGAAACAGAGACTTTGTTATTGATTCTTGTATAATGTTATCATAATTTGATCAAATTTTGTATTTTGTGTATTTGACTgtagtttgattgatgatttgtagGTAAAGTCCAAGGGTGTTAACATGACTGCATTGCTGGCTAAGGCTGCTGCTATGGCCCTTGTTCAACATCCTGTGGTGAATGCAAGCTGCAAAGATGGAAAGAGTTTTACTTATAATGGTACTACAATATTGCAGTGGCTGTGGCTATCAATGGTGGTTTGATCACCCCTGTTCTTCAGGATGCTGATAAGGTGTGTAGTGATGTTTAGTTCTTTTCATTCGTAAATATACTAGCAGCCTATCTTGGTTTAGTTGGTGTTTCAATTTAATATCTACATTTGTAATGTGAACTTGTATTCTGGTTTAGCTGGATCTGTATCTTTTATCTGAGAAATGGAAGGATCTTGTGGAGAAAGCACGGTCCAAGCAACTTCAGCCCCATGAGTACAACTCGGGTAACTATGAAGTTATCTCAGTTTCAATGGTATTTTGGATTTTATAATTTCTCACGAATTGGTTTGACGTTTTGTGGTGCTGGTTGTAGGGACTTTTACTCTGTCGAACTTAGGCATGTTTGGAGTGGATCGCTTTGATGCTATACTTCCCCCTGGACAGGCATGTGCTAATTGTTAGCATGATCATgtaataagattatatatatatatatatatataggggtaggatcaagagggaagtaaccaatcgggggaagcgggggaagcaaatttttaatttttttttcgttttttgaaaaaactttgttcacgaacattatagatgagattaaaatatgaacatttagtatagacactttgtgataaatgtttttattttggcgggaaaacgctcgaagaagtaatatataacaattatcgtgtttttcgagcgtattttgaggttttagctattggggtttagatattagggtttagatattagggtttatagggtttagaaatttagggtttagggtttagatttagggtttagatttaggatttagattgagtttttaacacgaacggtttagagtttagggtttagggtttagggtttggtgttttgggtttatggaataaacccaaaacaccaaaccctaaaccctaaaccctaaactctaaatcgggctaaattttacttcacaaaacatgaaaaaaaaaacgttcatattcttcacgaacaatattatcttgaatgttatttttgttgatcgttttcccgcctaaataataacattcatcatgaagtgtctcttctaaatgttatatatatatatagatgtttgtTTGTTGCAGGGGGCTATCATGGCTGTTGGAGCTTCAAAACCTACTCCTGTTGCTGATAAAGATGGATACTTCAGTGTAAAAAATCAAATGACAGTGAGTTTTTCTCATCTTAAATGATTTTTACATGTTTTGGCTGTTACCTTAACCCACGATTCTCTCATTTTAGCACTACATTTTATCATTTGTTACATGATTTAGCATATTAGTTATTGAAGTTTCTTAATTCTATCACTTGTTCTTGCATTAACAACCGTGTTGTGCAAATTACTTTCAGGTAAATGTTACTGCTGATCATCGAATTGTATATGGAGCCGATTTGGCTGCCTTCCTTAAAACCTTTGCAAAGATTGTTCAAGAACCCGACTGCTTGACATTGTGATACGTTCCTACTTATatgcagtggcggaacttgaactcggatacaggtggggcgggtgtaaattttttttaaatcttCCATATTCAGCAGGGACGAAcaataaaaaaaaccttattttttagtaaattttttttttagtgtaaaactTTTTGTTCCGTAAGATCCAGGGTGGACGGATACCCACCTTGGCTTACTCTATGTTCCGCCATTGCTTATATgttcttattttatattttctcaTTTTTTGGATATTTTTTGAGGTGATTTTAAAAACGGATTGGGTCGACAAAGACATTACTATAAAAATGGTGACTTTTTGGTGAAGTTTTAGGAGTTCTATTGTTACTTGATCTTTTCCATTCTTGTGTTGTTGCTTTGAGAATCAAAGGTTCAGATTCTTGATCCAGTTTTGCAGTAATTGTCTGTCTTAATTTTCTTTATGTTTAAAGGacgaaagaaaaaaatggttgttaGCAAAATTGTATTTTTACTATGTTAATTAAGTTTTTCCGTACAATATATTTGATGCCAATGTGGTTTCGCAATTATGAAATGGTGTCAAAATTAGTATTAGTAGACCCAGAGGAAGTAATTTTAAACAAGAAACTTATATGCTTTCCCTAACATGACATCAAGTAGACCAAAAGAAAGCCCTAAATTGATGAGAAAGGTGACTTAACCTACTCATCTTTCTTCTACTCAAGTTTACATCTCCTTAAATTTAGACATAACAAACCTCATTGTTTGATAAAACCATACAAATCGGAAACACAATCTCCTAACAACATAGATTGACAACATTTTTTTTTTCCTATATCCGTTATTGGTATTAGTAGTAGTAAAAATCTCAATCAGGACATATGGATGGACAGGTAAGTTCGTGTTCCTTACAACGAATGTTGTCTCTTGAATTCTAAATTGCTAATGTTAGGTTTCGTTCCCCAGTTAGTTTGAGATTGAAAAGAAATGAAATGCACCGAAAGGAAGAGGATCCTTCCAATTTGAGAGGAAGTCTTTGAAAGGAAAATTACACTAAATAAT comes from Rutidosis leptorrhynchoides isolate AG116_Rl617_1_P2 chromosome 4, CSIRO_AGI_Rlap_v1, whole genome shotgun sequence and encodes:
- the LOC139843510 gene encoding LOW QUALITY PROTEIN: dihydrolipoyllysine-residue acetyltransferase component 4 of pyruvate dehydrogenase complex, chloroplastic (The sequence of the model RefSeq protein was modified relative to this genomic sequence to represent the inferred CDS: inserted 1 base in 1 codon), whose product is MSSSSLLQSRVSPSHSFTSSISPTTKSQCRFRTSPSVTFTPRTKTYTVHAKIREIFMPALSSTMTEGQIVSWIKSEGDVLSKGESVVVVESDKADMDVETFYDGILAAIVVPAGETAPVGASIGLLAETEADVDEAKAKAASISGSAAVVPAEPAPEPVATPIGSVVPAAQSDSPKKVVSTPFAKKLAKQHKVDINKVVGTGPFGRVTPADVEAAAGIAPAKSAAAAVSVPAPSVVSNGAAAVKAAPAMVEIPGASVVPFTTMQAAVSKNMIESLSVPTFRVGYPIVTDALDALYAKVKSKGVNMTALLAKAAAMALVQHPVVNASCKDGKSFTYNGTXNIAVAVAINGGLITPVLQDADKLDLYLLSEKWKDLVEKARSKQLQPHEYNSGTFTLSNLGMFGVDRFDAILPPGQGAIMAVGASKPTPVADKDGYFSVKNQMTVNVTADHRIVYGADLAAFLKTFAKIVQEPDCLTL